One Faecalicatena sp. Marseille-Q4148 DNA window includes the following coding sequences:
- a CDS encoding DUF3881 family protein: protein MHQYLKAIGFSNITTRRQERELLEETEEDFSSHTLAELTKDCDFCEFVREYGIGIGVKSCGEINDWDEFEREYYFPYFEGSGITSYADVVVEKKIDQEAYLGVCEDARVGVSIIFQLQNNVEYMKEYQLQTLGTRSTSVTLAGLANRGKILLPIVKNEAVQQAQQEEAHNRMMLLSAARQGDSQALESLTLDDIDTYSKVSQRIGKEDVLSIVATYFMPYGLECTLYSILGEILDMQMVVNDKTNETLYILTLNVNDLHFDVCVPMAELSGEPEIGRRFKGEILLQGRINFQ from the coding sequence ATGCATCAATATTTAAAAGCAATTGGATTTTCAAATATTACAACCCGTCGGCAGGAGAGAGAGCTTCTGGAGGAAACAGAAGAAGATTTTTCAAGTCATACGTTGGCAGAGCTGACAAAAGATTGTGATTTTTGCGAGTTTGTAAGAGAGTACGGAATTGGAATCGGAGTGAAGTCCTGCGGAGAAATAAATGACTGGGATGAATTTGAACGAGAATACTACTTTCCGTATTTTGAAGGAAGTGGAATTACCTCCTACGCCGATGTAGTTGTAGAGAAAAAAATAGATCAAGAGGCTTATCTTGGCGTCTGTGAGGACGCCAGGGTAGGCGTCAGCATAATATTTCAGTTACAAAATAATGTGGAATATATGAAGGAATATCAGCTTCAGACACTGGGAACAAGGTCAACAAGTGTTACGCTTGCGGGACTCGCTAACCGGGGGAAAATACTGCTTCCGATCGTGAAGAATGAAGCAGTCCAACAGGCACAGCAGGAAGAGGCTCATAATCGTATGATGCTGCTCAGCGCTGCGAGACAGGGAGATTCTCAAGCATTGGAAAGTCTGACGCTTGATGATATCGATACATATTCAAAAGTATCACAGAGAATCGGAAAAGAAGACGTTTTAAGTATTGTTGCAACCTACTTTATGCCTTATGGACTGGAATGTACGTTGTATTCGATTCTTGGAGAAATACTGGATATGCAGATGGTTGTGAATGACAAAACAAATGAGACGCTGTATATTCTTACATTGAATGTCAATGACCTGCATTTTGATGTCTGTGTCCCGATGGCAGAGTTGTCAGGAGAACCGGAGATTGGAAGGCGGTTTAAAGGTGAAATATTGCTTCAGGGACGGATCAATTTTCAGTAA
- the serS gene encoding serine--tRNA ligase has product MLDIKFLRSNPDVVKQNIKNKFQDEKLPLVDEVIELDVENRNIKQEVEALRANKNKISKMIGACMAQGKKEEAEGYKKQVAEEAGRIEELSAREKEVEDRILQIMMVIPNIIDPSVPIGKDDSENVEIEKFGEPVVPDFEIPYHADIMKSFDGIDLDAAGRVAGNGFYYLKGDIARLHSAVISYARDFMIDRGFTYYIPPYMIRSSVVTGVMSFAEMDAMMYKIEGEDLYLIGTSEHSMIGKFIDQMLDESELPQTLTSYSPCFRKEKGAHGIEERGVYRIHQFEKQEMVVVCKPEESKKWYDIMWKNTVDFFRTLDIPVRTLECCSGDLADLKVKSCDVEAWSPRQKKYFEVGSCSNLGDAQARRLKIRVNGENGKYFAHTLNNTVVAPPRMLIAFLENNLQADGSVKIPEALQPYMGGKTELQPVTR; this is encoded by the coding sequence ATGTTAGACATTAAATTTTTAAGAAGTAATCCAGACGTAGTAAAACAGAACATTAAAAATAAATTTCAGGATGAGAAACTTCCGTTGGTAGATGAAGTAATCGAATTAGATGTAGAAAACAGAAATATTAAGCAGGAAGTAGAAGCTCTGCGGGCAAATAAGAACAAAATTTCTAAAATGATTGGTGCTTGCATGGCACAGGGAAAGAAAGAAGAAGCAGAAGGATATAAGAAACAGGTTGCTGAAGAGGCAGGAAGAATCGAAGAACTGTCTGCAAGAGAAAAAGAAGTAGAAGATCGTATTTTGCAGATTATGATGGTAATTCCGAACATTATTGATCCTTCTGTTCCGATTGGAAAAGATGATAGTGAAAATGTGGAAATTGAAAAATTCGGAGAACCGGTTGTTCCTGATTTTGAGATTCCATATCACGCAGATATTATGAAAAGCTTCGACGGAATTGACCTTGATGCTGCCGGACGTGTGGCAGGAAATGGATTTTATTATCTGAAAGGCGATATCGCAAGACTTCATTCTGCAGTAATCTCTTATGCAAGAGATTTCATGATTGACAGAGGATTTACTTACTATATTCCGCCATACATGATTCGCAGCAGCGTTGTAACAGGTGTTATGAGCTTTGCAGAGATGGATGCAATGATGTATAAAATTGAGGGTGAAGATCTGTATCTGATCGGAACAAGTGAACATTCTATGATTGGTAAATTTATCGATCAGATGTTGGATGAGAGCGAACTTCCACAGACATTAACAAGTTATTCTCCATGTTTCCGAAAAGAAAAAGGTGCACATGGAATTGAGGAACGTGGAGTATATCGTATTCATCAGTTTGAAAAACAGGAAATGGTAGTTGTATGTAAACCGGAAGAAAGTAAAAAATGGTATGACATTATGTGGAAGAACACGGTAGATTTCTTCCGTACATTGGATATTCCGGTTCGTACATTAGAATGCTGTTCAGGAGATCTGGCAGACTTAAAAGTAAAATCTTGTGACGTAGAAGCATGGTCTCCAAGACAGAAAAAATACTTTGAAGTAGGAAGCTGTTCAAACCTCGGAGATGCACAGGCAAGACGTCTGAAAATCCGTGTGAATGGTGAAAACGGTAAATACTTCGCACATACACTTAATAATACAGTAGTAGCACCGCCAAGAATGCTGATTGCATTTTTAGAGAACAATCTGCAGGCAGACGGCTCTGTGAAGATTCCGGAGGCATTACAGCCATACATGGGAGGAAAGACAGAACTTCAGCCTGTGACACGCTAG
- a CDS encoding DUF4446 family protein — protein MESRMLESIGFDPGYLFLAMFIVIVLLFFFTVSVNMKYNRLKNSYNRFMKGKDGKTLEEEMNQKFLELDQMAEKTGTIENELKEISQHLKEHYQKVGIVRYNAFEGMEHKLSFALTLLDGDDNGFILNVMHTQERCYTYMKEVIKGQSYIELCEEEEESLDRAIFQEAYGLDFKE, from the coding sequence ATGGAAAGCAGGATGTTAGAAAGCATCGGATTTGATCCGGGGTATCTGTTTCTTGCAATGTTCATTGTGATTGTTTTGTTGTTTTTCTTTACAGTCAGTGTGAATATGAAATATAACCGGTTAAAAAACAGCTATAACAGGTTTATGAAAGGAAAAGATGGAAAAACTTTGGAAGAAGAGATGAACCAGAAATTCCTCGAATTAGATCAGATGGCGGAAAAAACCGGGACTATCGAGAATGAATTAAAAGAAATTAGTCAACATTTGAAAGAACATTACCAGAAAGTAGGTATTGTGCGGTATAATGCATTTGAGGGGATGGAGCATAAATTAAGTTTTGCGCTGACATTGTTAGATGGAGATGACAATGGTTTCATTTTAAATGTCATGCACACCCAGGAAAGATGCTATACTTATATGAAAGAAGTAATTAAAGGCCAGAGTTATATAGAATTGTGTGAAGAAGAGGAAGAATCCCTGGACAGAGCAATTTTTCAGGAAGCCTATGGCCTAGATTTTAAAGAATGA
- a CDS encoding ParB/RepB/Spo0J family partition protein, which produces MAVKRGGLGKGLDSLIPDHKHDKLPEKAVQLEKTPAKKKDFEIRESGEQMVKITKVEPNREQPRRNFEEDSLLELADSIKQIGVLQPLIVQKKNDYYEIIAGERRWRAAKIAGLKEVPVIVKEFTDQEVVEIALIENIQRENLNPIEEAMAFKKLLTEFHLKQDEVAERVSKSRTAVTNSMRLLKLNEKVQQMIVDDMITTGHARALLAIEDQEQQYVLANKIFDEKLSVRETEKLIKSLKTPKKEKAKREVENDFIYRDLEEKMKSVMGTKVHVNQKRNGKGKIEIEYYSQDDLERIFEMVMGMK; this is translated from the coding sequence ATGGCAGTAAAAAGAGGCGGTTTGGGAAAGGGATTAGATAGTTTGATTCCGGATCACAAACATGATAAACTTCCGGAAAAAGCTGTGCAATTGGAAAAAACTCCGGCAAAGAAGAAAGATTTTGAAATCCGCGAAAGCGGCGAACAGATGGTGAAGATTACGAAGGTTGAACCGAACCGTGAACAGCCGAGAAGAAATTTCGAAGAAGATTCACTTTTGGAACTTGCAGATTCTATTAAGCAAATTGGAGTTTTGCAGCCGCTTATTGTACAGAAGAAAAATGATTACTATGAAATCATTGCAGGAGAAAGAAGATGGAGAGCTGCAAAGATAGCTGGTCTGAAAGAAGTTCCGGTAATTGTAAAGGAATTTACCGATCAAGAAGTCGTAGAGATTGCATTGATTGAGAATATCCAAAGAGAAAATTTGAATCCCATTGAAGAAGCTATGGCTTTCAAAAAATTGCTTACAGAATTTCATTTAAAGCAGGATGAAGTAGCCGAAAGAGTTTCTAAGAGCAGAACAGCAGTAACAAACTCCATGCGTCTTCTGAAATTAAATGAAAAAGTTCAACAGATGATTGTCGATGACATGATTACAACCGGACATGCCAGAGCTTTGCTGGCAATTGAAGATCAGGAACAGCAATATGTACTTGCAAACAAGATTTTTGATGAGAAATTAAGTGTTCGTGAAACGGAAAAACTCATTAAATCTTTGAAAACTCCAAAAAAAGAGAAAGCAAAAAGAGAAGTTGAAAATGATTTCATTTATCGTGATTTAGAAGAAAAAATGAAATCTGTAATGGGAACGAAAGTACACGTTAATCAGAAACGTAACGGAAAAGGAAAAATTGAAATAGAATATTATTCACAAGACGATCTCGAACGTATATTCGAGATGGTAATGGGGATGAAATAG
- a CDS encoding ParA family protein gives MGRIIAVANQKGGVGKTTTSINLSSCLAAKGKKVLAIDMDPQGNMTSGLGIDKDGVEKTVYDLIIGQATIEEVLCKEALENLDVLPTNIDLSGAEIELIGVENKEFIIRDEVNKIRDNYDFVIIDCPPSLSMLTINAMTTADTVLVPIQCEYYALEGLSQLIHTIELVRERLNPLLEMEGVVFTMYDARTNLSLQVVENVKDNLQQRIYKTIIPRNIRLAEAPSHGLPINIYDPKSTGAESYMLLADEVIAREEEE, from the coding sequence ATGGGAAGAATAATAGCCGTTGCAAATCAGAAGGGCGGCGTAGGAAAAACAACTACATCCATCAATTTGTCTTCATGCCTTGCAGCAAAAGGAAAAAAGGTCTTAGCGATTGACATGGACCCGCAGGGTAACATGACAAGTGGACTCGGAATAGATAAAGATGGTGTAGAAAAGACAGTTTATGATCTGATCATTGGACAGGCAACAATCGAGGAAGTACTCTGCAAAGAAGCATTAGAAAATTTGGATGTTCTTCCAACTAATATAGATTTATCGGGAGCAGAAATTGAATTGATCGGAGTGGAGAATAAAGAGTTTATTATTCGCGATGAGGTAAATAAGATTAGAGATAATTATGATTTTGTAATTATTGACTGTCCACCGTCACTGAGTATGTTGACGATCAATGCGATGACAACCGCAGATACCGTTCTCGTACCTATTCAGTGTGAATATTATGCATTGGAAGGATTAAGCCAATTAATTCATACAATCGAACTTGTTAGAGAAAGATTGAATCCACTATTGGAAATGGAAGGCGTTGTATTTACTATGTATGATGCAAGAACAAATCTTTCACTACAAGTAGTGGAAAATGTGAAAGACAATCTTCAACAGAGGATTTACAAGACAATTATTCCTAGAAATATCCGTCTTGCAGAAGCACCAAGTCACGGACTTCCAATCAATATATATGATCCGAAATCTACAGGAGCAGAGAGCTATATGCTTTTGGCAGACGAAGTGATTGCAAGAGAGGAGGAAGAATAA
- a CDS encoding GNAT family N-acetyltransferase — MQHKGTIRMETERLVLRPLEIEDAENMFQNWSNDPEVTKFLTWPANKEIKMAEDILKIWKSQYEKSDFYQWGIVPKSFGEVIGTISVVELDERVEKVQIGYCIGRKWWGQGYTTEAFAAIISFLFEEVGVNRIETMYDLRNPGSGKVMKKCGLQYEGTLRQAGWSNSGIGDMAMYSILASEYFQKHSDAKI, encoded by the coding sequence ATGCAACATAAAGGAACAATTAGAATGGAAACAGAACGATTAGTTTTAAGGCCGCTGGAAATCGAAGATGCAGAAAATATGTTTCAAAACTGGTCAAATGATCCGGAAGTTACAAAATTTTTGACTTGGCCAGCAAATAAAGAAATAAAAATGGCGGAAGATATATTAAAAATATGGAAAAGTCAATATGAAAAATCTGATTTTTATCAATGGGGAATTGTGCCAAAATCCTTTGGAGAAGTTATAGGTACCATATCTGTAGTAGAATTAGATGAAAGAGTAGAAAAAGTACAAATAGGATATTGCATAGGAAGAAAATGGTGGGGTCAGGGATATACAACTGAAGCATTTGCAGCAATCATTTCATTCTTATTTGAAGAAGTAGGTGTAAATAGAATAGAAACCATGTATGATCTTAGAAATCCGGGCTCAGGTAAAGTAATGAAAAAGTGTGGTCTTCAATACGAAGGAACATTACGACAGGCCGGATGGAGTAATAGTGGAATTGGAGATATGGCAATGTATAGTATCCTCGCATCTGAATACTTTCAAAAACATAGCGATGCCAAAATATAA
- a CDS encoding IS1634 family transposase, with the protein MNLHITKSKNAESFYICKSYTKANGSTTSAIVRKLGTLEQLLPEHGPTRDDVVAWAKNEVKIETEKYKKEKEAQTVLIPFHADRQLDYDKQVFFRGGYLFLQSIYYQLQMNKICRKLKQKYKFKYDINAILSDLIYARILEPCSKRSSYKVASEFLEKPSYELHDVYRALDVLGAECDLIQSEVYKNSHFLGKRNDKILYYDCSNYYFEIEQEDGNKKYGKSKEHRPNPIIQMGLFMDGDGIPLAFSLFPGNANEQTSLKPLEKKVLGNFGCQKFIYCSDAGLGSESIREYNHMGERSYIVTQSIKKLKKEEKEWALNLQGFKRVSDGTPVDITKLPEDDKGLYYKDEPYTTKKLHQRLIITYSPKYALYQKSIRDKQIERAQKMLDSGNTKKNRKNPNDPARFIGTIAVTEEGEAADVNHYLDETKISEEAQYDGFYAVCTDLLDDEVSDILKVSEGRWQIEECFRIMKTDFSARPVYLQDENRIKAHFLICFLALTIYRFLEKKLDTKYTCEELLDVLKEMNFAEIQEQGFIPLYKRERITDDLHDVCGFRTDYQFITKSKMRNIQKKSKGKE; encoded by the coding sequence ATGAATCTTCATATAACAAAATCAAAAAATGCAGAGTCCTTTTATATCTGTAAATCTTATACAAAAGCAAATGGCAGCACTACTTCAGCTATCGTCCGCAAGCTGGGAACCTTAGAACAACTTTTGCCTGAACATGGTCCTACAAGAGATGATGTCGTTGCATGGGCAAAAAATGAAGTGAAAATAGAAACTGAAAAATATAAAAAAGAAAAAGAAGCACAGACAGTATTGATACCATTCCATGCGGATAGACAATTAGATTATGACAAGCAGGTCTTCTTCCGTGGTGGCTATCTGTTTCTCCAATCCATTTATTATCAACTACAAATGAATAAAATCTGCCGGAAACTGAAACAGAAATATAAATTCAAGTATGATATCAATGCGATCCTCTCGGATCTGATTTATGCAAGAATCTTAGAACCTTGCAGCAAACGTTCTTCTTACAAAGTTGCATCTGAATTCTTAGAAAAACCATCCTATGAACTTCATGATGTCTACCGGGCATTGGATGTACTTGGTGCGGAATGTGATCTTATTCAGTCTGAAGTTTATAAAAACTCCCACTTCCTTGGAAAAAGAAATGATAAGATCCTTTATTATGACTGCTCGAATTATTACTTTGAAATTGAACAAGAAGATGGAAATAAAAAATACGGGAAAAGTAAAGAACACAGGCCAAACCCGATCATCCAAATGGGATTGTTTATGGATGGAGATGGGATTCCCCTTGCTTTTTCTCTTTTTCCGGGAAATGCAAATGAGCAAACCTCTCTCAAACCGTTAGAAAAGAAAGTTCTTGGAAATTTTGGTTGTCAGAAATTTATTTATTGCAGCGATGCCGGGCTTGGCTCTGAATCAATCCGGGAATACAACCACATGGGGGAACGGTCTTATATCGTAACCCAGTCCATCAAAAAGCTGAAGAAAGAAGAAAAAGAATGGGCATTAAATTTACAGGGGTTTAAAAGAGTATCAGATGGAACCCCTGTTGATATCACAAAACTACCAGAAGATGATAAAGGACTTTATTATAAAGACGAGCCCTACACCACAAAGAAGCTGCATCAACGCCTGATCATTACCTATTCTCCTAAATATGCCCTTTATCAAAAATCTATTCGAGACAAACAGATTGAACGGGCACAAAAGATGCTGGATTCAGGGAACACAAAAAAGAACCGAAAAAATCCAAATGACCCAGCACGTTTCATCGGAACGATCGCTGTAACAGAAGAAGGGGAAGCTGCTGATGTAAATCATTATCTAGATGAAACCAAGATTTCTGAAGAAGCCCAGTATGATGGCTTTTACGCAGTATGCACAGATCTTTTAGATGACGAAGTTAGTGATATTTTAAAAGTAAGTGAAGGAAGATGGCAGATAGAAGAATGTTTCCGGATTATGAAAACAGATTTTTCTGCAAGACCTGTCTATTTACAGGATGAAAACCGGATCAAAGCACATTTTCTAATCTGTTTTCTTGCATTGACCATATACCGTTTCCTTGAGAAAAAACTGGATACTAAATATACATGTGAAGAATTATTAGATGTTCTAAAAGAAATGAATTTCGCTGAAATACAGGAACAGGGATTTATTCCTTTATACAAACGAGAAAGAATTACGGATGATCTTCATGACGTCTGCGGTTTCCGAACAGATTATCAGTTCATAACAAAAAGTAAGATGAGAAATATTCAGAAAAAAAGTAAAGGGAAGGAATAA
- a CDS encoding alpha/beta fold hydrolase, protein MNWKKKLTTCAAAAAAASFFIYTMNKLTYFLATVDNLLKTTDGRTYEWKFGNIFYTKKGNGKPLLLIHDLNPSSSGYEWHRIENQLAKKYTVYTIDLLGCGRSDKPDVTYTNFLYVQLITDFIKNVIGEKTDIISSGESSSFVTMACRNDDSIIDRIIMINPLSLQELSQVPTKKAKIQKFLISVPILGTLLYNILVSRREIESDFFMDYFYSPSKAEDSYLKTYYETAHLDSCHGKYLYASLRGNYTKANITTALKELNNSIFILSGIGTPDNKTVAEQYKHLVPSIESVDIDKAKGLPHLEVPLEVLEQIAIFFDDAIDSIADDISNSAADSASNITDNAANTNDSSNTNDTAHNVI, encoded by the coding sequence ATGAACTGGAAGAAAAAACTAACTACTTGTGCTGCTGCCGCTGCTGCGGCTTCATTTTTCATCTATACAATGAACAAACTTACATACTTTCTTGCCACTGTAGACAATCTCTTGAAGACTACTGATGGCAGAACCTATGAATGGAAATTTGGAAATATTTTTTACACAAAGAAAGGAAACGGAAAACCACTTCTTCTTATTCATGACTTAAATCCGTCTTCCTCTGGATATGAGTGGCATCGCATTGAAAATCAGCTTGCAAAGAAATATACTGTTTATACAATTGACCTACTTGGCTGCGGACGCTCTGATAAACCCGATGTAACTTATACTAATTTTTTATATGTCCAATTAATTACTGATTTTATTAAAAATGTCATCGGAGAAAAAACAGATATTATCTCTTCCGGAGAATCTTCTTCCTTTGTGACAATGGCTTGCAGAAATGATGATTCTATTATTGATCGAATTATAATGATCAATCCACTTTCACTTCAGGAGTTATCGCAAGTTCCGACAAAAAAAGCAAAAATACAGAAATTCCTTATTTCTGTTCCTATTTTGGGTACATTACTGTACAATATCCTTGTTTCTCGTCGTGAAATTGAGTCTGATTTCTTTATGGATTATTTCTATAGTCCAAGTAAAGCAGAAGATTCCTATTTAAAAACGTACTATGAAACTGCTCATCTTGACAGCTGTCATGGAAAATATTTGTATGCAAGCTTACGCGGTAATTATACTAAGGCTAATATTACTACCGCATTAAAAGAACTTAATAATAGTATCTTTATTTTATCCGGTATCGGTACACCAGATAATAAAACTGTTGCTGAACAGTACAAACACCTTGTACCTTCTATTGAATCTGTTGATATCGATAAAGCGAAAGGTCTTCCACATCTGGAAGTTCCACTGGAAGTTTTAGAACAAATTGCTATCTTTTTTGATGATGCTATCGATAGTATCGCAGACGATATTTCAAACAGCGCTGCAGACAGTGCCTCTAATATCACAGATAATGCAGCTAATACAAATGATAGCTCTAATACAAATGATACAGCGCATAATGTAATATAA
- the yfcE gene encoding phosphodiesterase, which yields MKYLIASDIHGSAYYCRKILEQFEKEAADKIILLGDILYHGPRNDLPKEYNPKSVTEMLNSMKDNIFCVRGNCEAEVDQMVLDFPVLADYALLCEQGTMIFITHGHLYNLTDLPKIGPNDILLHGHTHVPALEATEHCIYMNPGSASLPKENSIPSYMTLEDGHFLWKSLETGDIYKEYTLSEK from the coding sequence ATGAAATATTTAATTGCATCAGACATCCACGGTTCTGCTTATTATTGCCGCAAAATATTAGAACAATTTGAAAAGGAAGCTGCCGATAAGATTATTTTACTTGGTGATATTCTTTATCACGGTCCGCGAAATGATCTTCCAAAGGAATATAACCCGAAATCAGTTACAGAAATGCTGAATTCTATGAAAGATAATATTTTTTGTGTCCGCGGAAATTGTGAAGCCGAGGTAGATCAAATGGTTTTAGATTTCCCGGTACTGGCAGATTACGCACTTTTATGTGAGCAGGGTACTATGATTTTTATCACACATGGTCATCTTTATAACCTGACAGACTTGCCAAAAATCGGACCAAACGATATTCTCCTTCACGGTCATACCCATGTACCTGCTTTGGAAGCTACCGAGCACTGTATTTATATGAATCCAGGCTCTGCTTCTCTCCCAAAAGAGAACAGTATTCCAAGCTATATGACATTGGAAGATGGACATTTTCTCTGGAAATCTCTTGAAACCGGTGATATTTACAAAGAGTATACACTATCAGAAAAATAG
- the rsmG gene encoding 16S rRNA (guanine(527)-N(7))-methyltransferase RsmG yields MSQLFDEKLQELNLVLTKQQKQQFDKFYELLVEWNKVMNLTGITEYEEVNEKHFIDSLAVVKAIDLSKVNTVIDIGTGAGFPGIPLKIAFPHLKITLLDSLNKRIKFLDEVIRELGLQDIKTIHGRAEDFAKQKEYREQYDLCVSRAVANLATLSEYCIPYTKVGGQFISYKSGEIQEEIDASRKAVSILGGTVADVVKFQLPGSDIGRSFVAIKKEKATAKKYPRKAGLPAKEPLK; encoded by the coding sequence ATGAGTCAGTTATTTGATGAAAAGCTTCAGGAGCTTAATCTTGTATTGACAAAACAGCAGAAGCAGCAGTTTGATAAGTTTTATGAACTGTTGGTAGAATGGAATAAAGTGATGAATCTGACGGGAATTACAGAGTATGAAGAAGTAAATGAAAAGCATTTCATAGACAGTCTTGCTGTTGTAAAAGCCATAGATTTAAGTAAAGTAAATACAGTCATCGATATTGGAACAGGAGCCGGATTTCCTGGAATCCCGTTGAAAATTGCATTTCCTCACTTAAAGATTACATTACTTGATTCTTTGAATAAGCGAATCAAGTTTCTTGATGAAGTAATCCGGGAATTAGGGCTGCAGGATATTAAAACAATTCATGGCCGGGCAGAAGATTTTGCAAAACAGAAAGAATACCGTGAGCAATATGATCTTTGTGTATCCAGGGCAGTTGCGAATTTAGCAACACTCAGTGAATATTGCATTCCATACACAAAAGTTGGGGGACAGTTTATTTCTTATAAATCAGGTGAAATTCAGGAAGAAATTGATGCATCCAGAAAAGCCGTATCGATTCTTGGCGGAACGGTAGCAGATGTTGTAAAATTTCAGCTTCCGGGAAGTGATATTGGAAGATCATTTGTAGCTATAAAAAAAGAAAAGGCTACAGCAAAAAAATATCCTAGAAAAGCAGGGCTTCCGGCAAAAGAACCGCTAAAATAA